The Cardinium endosymbiont of Culicoides punctatus region TGTTGCTGTCATTTTTACATAATTAATTCTTAATCAATTATAAAAATAAATAAAAAATTATGTTTTTTTAGTGCGGAATGTCAGATTAATCAATAATAACCCCCAATTTTTATTGGGGATCTCAATTATAATATACGAATCACCCTATTTCACAATACCTAACCTACTAAATGAGGCCGTTGCAATAGAAAAATAAGCTTTTATAAAGCAGATGTAATACCTGACTAATAATTACCTTTAAGTATTAAAAAGACATAAGTAACAGAATCTAGTCTATAAATATTACAAATACGTCCGAATTATTATGTAATCATTTAAAATTTCTATTGAAACGGACTCTAAATGGTTATTAAACTGAAATAGAAACAAAAATATACGAAATAATTCGTTAAGCCTGTTTTTTCCTACCTAGCTTAGGTTTACTTTTGGTACAATCGTTGAATACGGCATACCTGAGAAGCGCTGTACCCGGTAGCCTGCGCGGTTTCGTGGATACTTAGTTTTTTAACATTTCGATAGTACATCACTTTCTGGTGTCGCTCATGATCAGCCTGTTTTCCCTTATATTTACCTTGTTCGTGCGCTCTTTCGATTCCCTGTTTTTGCCGTTGCCGACGGCTGATCCAATCCTTATGCGACATTGCGGCCATCAGGTCTATAAGCATATTATTGATTGCGGAAATTACCGCACGTGTTACTGGATCATTTTGTGCTGGTTCTTTGCCAGACAAAGCCTGCCAAGAGGTAGGTATATCCAGACTCACAATTTTCAGTTGGTTCTGTTGAATTTTCTTTTTCAGTGTTTCCCAGTCACTGTTGTTCAATCGTATCAGCCTGTCGACCTGCTCTACCAGTAAGATATCATTTTGGTGACTGTCCATGAGTAGCCACCCCAGTTCTGGTCTATCCAGTTTTATTCCACTGATATTTTCTCGGTAATAGCTAGTGATTTTGTGTCCTCTTTCATGAACAAACTGCTCGAGCAGTTCTTTGGCTCGATCTGCAAACTGATCTTGAGTTGAAGCTCTCAAATAAGCTCTGATAAACATATTCTTATGTATTTATCGTATTTAGGTTATATCATTGAATATATCTCATATAGATTATTTCATTAATTGAATTTAATGATTTTTTATGTATTTCATTGAGGTTGTACCCTTATGCGATAAGCATTTCAGTGAAAATGAATCTACAAAATAATTATCAGTGCTATCATTAAGTGTTTCAACTTGCAGATGAACTTCTTGATCTTGTGTAGTGCCCCCTTACATATCCTACTGTTTTTACCATTCCTCTCAAATATATCAAAGATAATGAGTTTACGGTATTTTGTTTTTTAAGATCTCAATATGATATATCTAATTGATTATTTTAGTGATCAGTTTTGTATGTTTCACTAAACGACCGTTTAATAAAACATTAAGTACTATAGCAAATAAATAGAAATTAGTGTGCTATATTACCATCTTAAATAACAAAATCTTATTTTGTTAACTTTAAACAAATAAATGAGAAATTTAATGACCAGATTAATTGGATACGCTAGAGTAAGTAGAGAAGAACAAGAACTACAACTCCAATTAGACGCACTTGAAAAAGAAGGATGCACAAAAAACAAAATATTCATAGACAAAATATCTGGCGCTAAAACAAACAGGCCTGGATTAGATGATTGTCTATCGGAACTCAAAGAAGGAGATACATTAATCGTCTGGCGCATTGATAGACTAGGACGTTCTATGCAACATTTAGTTTCCCTAATCGAAAACTTAAGAACAAGAGGGATAAGTTTTAAATCTATTTGCGATGGTGCAATTGATACAACTACTGCATCTGGAGAATTGATATTCAATATATTCTCTTCTTTAGCACAATTTGAACGGCGTCTTATTCAAGAACGTACAAGAGCCGGGCTAGAAGCCGCACGTGCAAGAGGTAGAAATGGTGGACGTAAAAAAATAGAAAATAATAATCCAAAAGTTTTAATGGCTAAAAAAATGCATAAAAATCATGGAATGAGTATAGCAGACATCTGTAAAACATTAAAAATATCAAGAGCTAGCTTCTACCGTTATTTGTCTATCTAATTTTACCTCATTTTCAGTTTTTATCTATAGACAAAAGCCTAATTTCATCCTCTGAAAGACCAGTGATACGAGATATTTTGACTATATCAAATCCTTCTGATAGCATTTCTAACGCTATTTTTACTGCTTTAAGATGTTCACCTCTTTTTAGACCAAGTTGCTCACCTTGTTGTATTAATCTTGTTGCTGCTGTCATAACTAATTCTTTAATTTCTGGGTTGATAGATTTTAATGTTTCCAAGATATCGTCGTCTTCTTCTATGGC contains the following coding sequences:
- a CDS encoding recombinase family protein, giving the protein MTRLIGYARVSREEQELQLQLDALEKEGCTKNKIFIDKISGAKTNRPGLDDCLSELKEGDTLIVWRIDRLGRSMQHLVSLIENLRTRGISFKSICDGAIDTTTASGELIFNIFSSLAQFERRLIQERTRAGLEAARARGRNGGRKKIENNNPKVLMAKKMHKNHGMSIADICKTLKISRASFYRYLSI
- a CDS encoding recombinase family protein, with protein sequence MFIRAYLRASTQDQFADRAKELLEQFVHERGHKITSYYRENISGIKLDRPELGWLLMDSHQNDILLVEQVDRLIRLNNSDWETLKKKIQQNQLKIVSLDIPTSWQALSGKEPAQNDPVTRAVISAINNMLIDLMAAMSHKDWISRRQRQKQGIERAHEQGKYKGKQADHERHQKVMYYRNVKKLSIHETAQATGYSASQVCRIQRLYQK